The Zobellia alginiliquefaciens genome contains a region encoding:
- the fumC gene encoding class II fumarate hydratase: protein MSFRIEKDTMGQVEVPSDKYWGAQTERSRNNFKIGPSASMPLDVVYGFAYLKKAAAYANHELGVLAKEKRDLIAQVCDEILEGKHDDQFPLVIWQTGSGTQSNMNVNEVIANRAHEIAGKKIGEGEKTIQPNDDVNKSQSSNDTFPTGMHIAAYKKIVQNTIPSITQLRDTLNKKSEDFAEVVKIGRTHLMDATPLTLGQEFSGYVSQLDHGLKALNNTLDHLSELALGGTAVGTGLNTPKGYDVLVAKYIAEFTGLPFRTAENKFEALAAHDAIVESHGALKQLAVSLNKIANDVRMMASGPRSGIGEIIIPANEPGSSIMPGKVNPTQCEAMTMVCAQVMGNDVAVSVGGTQGHYELNVFKPMMAANILQSAELIGDACVSFDVNCAAGIEPNHEVIKELLNNSLMLVTALNTKIGYYKAAEIANTAHKNGTTLKTEAVNLGYVTAEDYDDWVKPEEMVGSLK from the coding sequence ATGAGCTTTAGAATCGAAAAAGACACAATGGGCCAAGTAGAGGTTCCCAGCGATAAATACTGGGGCGCCCAAACTGAGCGTTCTAGAAACAATTTTAAAATAGGACCTTCTGCATCTATGCCCTTAGATGTAGTATATGGTTTTGCTTACCTAAAGAAAGCTGCCGCTTATGCCAATCATGAACTAGGGGTTCTCGCCAAGGAAAAAAGGGACCTTATTGCACAAGTTTGCGATGAAATTTTAGAAGGGAAACATGATGACCAATTCCCTTTAGTTATTTGGCAGACCGGATCAGGTACACAAAGTAACATGAACGTTAACGAAGTTATTGCAAACCGTGCTCACGAAATAGCGGGCAAAAAAATCGGTGAAGGCGAAAAAACAATTCAGCCTAATGATGACGTAAACAAGTCGCAATCATCCAATGACACTTTTCCTACAGGCATGCACATAGCTGCTTATAAAAAAATTGTGCAGAATACGATACCTAGTATAACCCAATTGCGGGATACTTTAAACAAGAAATCAGAAGATTTTGCTGAAGTTGTAAAAATAGGTCGGACACATCTTATGGATGCCACTCCCTTAACCTTAGGTCAAGAGTTTTCTGGCTATGTTTCGCAATTAGACCATGGTTTAAAGGCCTTAAACAATACCTTAGACCACTTAAGTGAATTGGCCTTAGGAGGAACGGCAGTAGGAACAGGTTTAAATACACCAAAAGGGTATGATGTACTTGTAGCAAAATATATTGCGGAATTTACCGGACTCCCTTTTCGCACAGCGGAAAACAAGTTTGAAGCTTTAGCCGCCCATGATGCTATAGTAGAAAGTCATGGCGCCCTTAAACAATTGGCTGTTTCCCTAAACAAAATTGCCAATGACGTGCGTATGATGGCTTCTGGCCCAAGATCAGGTATCGGTGAAATTATTATCCCTGCAAATGAACCTGGTAGTTCTATAATGCCCGGCAAGGTTAACCCAACGCAATGTGAAGCCATGACAATGGTCTGCGCTCAAGTAATGGGTAACGATGTTGCCGTATCCGTTGGTGGTACGCAAGGACATTATGAATTGAACGTATTTAAGCCTATGATGGCCGCTAACATCTTACAATCCGCTGAGTTGATTGGTGATGCCTGTGTAAGTTTTGATGTAAACTGCGCCGCTGGTATTGAGCCTAACCACGAAGTAATCAAAGAACTTTTAAATAATTCCTTGATGCTGGTTACCGCCCTTAATACAAAAATTGGCTATTACAAAGCTGCTGAAATTGCAAATACCGCTCACAAAAACGGAACGACTCTAAAAACAGAAGCCGTTAATTTAGGGTATGTTACCGCCGAAGATTATGACGACTGGGTAAAACCTGAAGAAATGGTCGGGAGTCTAAAATAG
- a CDS encoding outer membrane beta-barrel family protein — protein sequence MKKPFLIALLLLSLNTFAQRPQRPQNQEQEPIKITGKVLDKDDGQPLEYATLVLHSVENPEKVTGGITNIDGVFEIEAAPGEYNVSVEYISYKTYKLPKQQLNKSTDLGTIRLALDVAQLEGVEVVGEKTTVEVRLDKKIYNIGKDLTTSGATISDALNNVPSVNVDVEGGISLRGNENVRILINGKPSALAGFGSTDALQELPADAIEKVEVITSPSARYDAEGTAGILNIVLKREKTLGFNGSVNVNIGYPSQSSLSINANLRTDNFNIFNTLGYRYNNSPGHAFYKNSYIDDDGSQVYDQINEERDYTRSGKGINNNFGVEYFINKKSSITGSFFVRFQDGDDLTENYSDYFENGVLTRQSFREEIELEDEENYQFSLNYMNNIDDDGQKLTADLQYSNGDEVENSTIDDNNTFPNSSLNTLESVYQNEIEDEYLVQADYVLPLGDAQFEAGYRGTFEREITDYKLDSLNRNTGQFVTNEDLTNKFEYHENVNALYTQYGNKFGKFSFLAGLRLENTQLKGEVTSEYDTASIEEALGQDVDLNFDKNYLGLFPTLNFIFEIGEMENISLGYNRRINRPRGRFINPFPSRSSRANIFQGNPDLDPAYSNSFDLGYLKRWDKLTLTSSVYYKRETNSFEYIQQATGQVTTDSVQIIRSIPINLSSNERIGAEAGILYNPKKWLRINSSVNFFQFSSDGEFDGVDYGTDNTSWFARFGSKVSLPKKIEWQTNAFYMGPRQNAQTETDGMLSINLAFSKDIMKDKGTVSFNVSDLLNSRKRQSYTVSDDFISESEFQFRPRSFTLSFRYRINQAKDRERKGRGDDNGGGEDEMEG from the coding sequence ATGAAAAAACCGTTCTTGATTGCCCTGTTACTGTTATCGCTAAATACATTTGCACAACGGCCACAGAGGCCCCAAAATCAAGAACAAGAACCCATTAAAATAACCGGAAAAGTTCTGGACAAAGATGATGGGCAACCTTTAGAATACGCTACGCTGGTACTGCACAGCGTAGAAAACCCTGAAAAGGTCACGGGAGGCATTACAAATATAGATGGGGTGTTCGAAATTGAAGCGGCTCCCGGGGAATACAATGTTAGCGTAGAGTACATTTCATATAAGACCTACAAACTACCCAAACAACAACTTAACAAATCAACAGATTTAGGTACCATTAGACTCGCTCTAGATGTAGCACAATTAGAGGGTGTTGAGGTGGTTGGCGAAAAAACTACCGTAGAGGTTAGACTAGATAAAAAAATCTATAATATAGGTAAAGATCTTACCACAAGTGGTGCTACCATTAGTGACGCTTTGAACAATGTTCCTTCTGTAAATGTAGATGTTGAAGGTGGTATTAGCCTAAGAGGTAATGAAAACGTAAGGATTTTAATCAACGGTAAACCTTCGGCACTGGCCGGTTTTGGATCTACGGATGCACTTCAGGAATTACCCGCAGACGCCATTGAAAAGGTTGAAGTAATTACCAGCCCATCTGCACGTTATGATGCGGAGGGTACGGCAGGTATTTTGAACATTGTTCTTAAACGTGAAAAAACCCTTGGTTTTAACGGTTCTGTAAATGTTAATATAGGATACCCTTCACAAAGCAGTTTGTCTATAAATGCCAATCTCCGTACGGATAACTTTAATATATTCAACACCCTAGGTTATCGTTACAACAACTCACCCGGACACGCTTTTTACAAAAACTCATATATTGATGATGACGGAAGCCAAGTATACGATCAGATTAATGAAGAGCGCGATTATACAAGATCGGGCAAAGGCATTAATAATAACTTTGGAGTAGAATATTTCATCAACAAAAAATCTTCGATCACAGGTAGCTTTTTTGTGCGCTTTCAAGATGGTGATGACCTCACCGAAAACTATAGCGACTACTTTGAAAACGGAGTTCTTACAAGACAAAGTTTTAGGGAAGAGATTGAATTGGAAGATGAAGAAAATTACCAATTCTCTTTAAATTACATGAACAATATTGATGACGACGGACAAAAATTAACGGCCGACCTTCAATACTCAAATGGAGACGAAGTAGAAAATTCAACTATTGATGATAACAATACTTTTCCCAATTCAAGTTTAAACACGCTGGAAAGTGTTTATCAGAACGAAATTGAAGATGAGTATTTGGTGCAAGCAGATTACGTCCTGCCTTTAGGGGATGCCCAGTTCGAAGCAGGCTATAGAGGTACGTTCGAGAGAGAGATTACCGACTATAAACTTGACTCATTAAATCGAAACACGGGACAATTCGTCACTAACGAAGACTTGACCAATAAGTTTGAATATCACGAAAACGTAAACGCTCTGTACACACAATACGGTAACAAATTTGGAAAATTCTCCTTTCTCGCAGGGTTACGCTTAGAAAACACTCAATTAAAAGGAGAGGTTACTTCGGAATATGATACCGCTTCAATTGAAGAAGCTCTTGGGCAAGATGTAGACCTTAATTTTGACAAAAACTATTTAGGCCTCTTCCCTACCCTAAACTTCATTTTTGAAATAGGAGAGATGGAGAACATATCCCTAGGTTATAACCGCCGTATAAACCGGCCTAGAGGACGTTTTATAAACCCATTCCCTTCTAGATCTAGTAGAGCAAACATTTTCCAAGGTAATCCTGATCTGGATCCAGCTTATTCCAATTCATTTGACTTGGGCTACCTGAAGAGATGGGACAAGCTCACCTTAACCTCTTCCGTATATTATAAACGTGAGACCAACTCTTTTGAATACATTCAACAGGCTACAGGCCAGGTAACTACAGATAGCGTACAAATTATAAGATCTATTCCCATTAACCTTTCTTCCAATGAAAGAATTGGTGCAGAAGCGGGTATTCTTTATAATCCAAAAAAATGGTTGCGAATCAATAGTAGCGTAAATTTCTTTCAATTTTCTAGTGATGGGGAGTTTGATGGTGTGGATTACGGAACGGACAATACAAGCTGGTTTGCACGGTTTGGATCCAAAGTAAGCCTGCCAAAGAAAATAGAATGGCAAACCAACGCGTTTTATATGGGGCCTCGCCAGAATGCACAGACGGAAACCGATGGAATGCTTTCCATTAACTTAGCATTTAGCAAGGATATTATGAAAGATAAGGGAACTGTCTCTTTCAACGTGAGCGACCTTCTGAATTCTAGAAAACGGCAGTCATATACCGTTTCAGATGATTTCATCTCTGAAAGCGAATTTCAGTTTAGGCCTAGATCATTTACTTTATCGTTCCGGTACAGGATAAACCAAGCTAAAGACCGTGAACGTAAAGGTAGAGGTGATGATAATGGTGGCGGTGAAGACGAAATGGAAGGATAA